The region TGTGGCGAGAGGTCTCGCCAGCAAGAAAACGACAACCGTAGGGGTTGTTATCCCAGATATCTCAAACTCGATTTTTGCGGAAATTGCACGCGGGATTGAAGATATTGCCAATATGTATCACTACAACATTATTCTCTGTAACGCTGACAAGCGCAAAGAGAAAGAGATTCGTGTCATTAACACACTGCTCGAGAAGCAGGTGGACGGGCTGCTGTTCATGGGCGGAACCGTTACGGAAGAGCATATTCAGGCGTTCCAGACCTCTGCTGTGCCTATCGTACTCTGTGCGACCCGCGATGAGAAGGGAACGTATCCTTCCGTGGATATCGACCACGAGACGGCTGCATTTGATGCAGTGAATACGCTGATCCGCCACGGACACCGTGAGATCGCCATGATCAGCGGTACGCTGCAGGATCCTGCGAACGGATATGCCCGGTTCCATGGCTACAAGAAGGCGCTGGAAGCGGCAGGTATCGAGTATCAGGAGGATCTGGTACGCATCGGTAACTATCGTTACGAATCCGGTGTCGAAGCCATGAAGTACTTCCTGGGTCTGAAGAAGAAGCCTACAGCTATCTTTGCCGCTACTGATGAGATGGCAATTGGCGCCATTCACAGTATTCAGGATGAAGGTCTCAAGGTGCCGGACGACTTCTCGATTATCAGTGTAGACAACATCCGGATGGCTTCAATGGTTCGTCCGCTCCTCACTACTGTAGCACAGCCGATGTATGATCTCGGTGCTGTGGCGATGAGACTGCTGACGAAGCTGATGAAGAAGGAGACGGTTGAGAATCCGCGGGTTATTTTGCCGCATGAGACCATTCTTCGTCTGTCTGTCAACCATGTCAACAAATAAGATCAGTCGCGTGAACATAGGTTTCATAAGAAGCTCCTTCGGGAGCTTTTTATGTTTGCGGGCAGAAAGTTCAAGGGGGATATGAAATGAGCGGAGTGCTGGGACTGATTGGCGCAATGGATGAAGAAATCAAGCTGCTGCTGGAAGAGATGGAGGACCGGCAGACCACGGTGAAGGCCGGCATTACCTTTTATGCAG is a window of Paenibacillus sp. FSL H3-0469 DNA encoding:
- the ccpA gene encoding catabolite control protein A, translated to MTVTIYDVAREAGVSMATVSRVVNNNPNVKPQTRKKVFEAIERLGYRPNAVARGLASKKTTTVGVVIPDISNSIFAEIARGIEDIANMYHYNIILCNADKRKEKEIRVINTLLEKQVDGLLFMGGTVTEEHIQAFQTSAVPIVLCATRDEKGTYPSVDIDHETAAFDAVNTLIRHGHREIAMISGTLQDPANGYARFHGYKKALEAAGIEYQEDLVRIGNYRYESGVEAMKYFLGLKKKPTAIFAATDEMAIGAIHSIQDEGLKVPDDFSIISVDNIRMASMVRPLLTTVAQPMYDLGAVAMRLLTKLMKKETVENPRVILPHETILRLSVNHVNK